From one bacterium Scap17 genomic stretch:
- a CDS encoding IclR family transcriptional regulator produces the protein MNHEKTKAPAVDHSVMILDLLAAASYPLTLSEICESTGISPATGHRVINSLLHHQLVAHDPGRKKSYCIGSRIFQISSTIYNKQSLIPVFYPIAEILKNEIHRSIFLCIPIGDQVVVISKVDASGSGSYNLYIGKTMAQHACAAGKAILAMRPEASCQLYLEAATRSTPGLAERRDEMDAELERAQRLGYAVSSGEAEGQLSCIAAPVLNMRNEPIAAISAVISQDCLNPQQARAYSKHLVQAARQLSSRII, from the coding sequence ATGAATCACGAGAAGACCAAAGCCCCTGCAGTCGACCACAGTGTCATGATTCTGGACCTGCTTGCGGCAGCCTCCTACCCGCTGACGCTCTCGGAAATCTGCGAGTCCACCGGCATCTCGCCTGCCACCGGACACCGCGTGATCAACTCCCTGCTGCACCATCAGCTGGTCGCTCACGATCCCGGTCGCAAGAAGTCCTACTGCATCGGCTCGCGCATCTTCCAGATCTCCTCGACGATCTACAACAAGCAGAGCCTGATTCCGGTCTTCTACCCCATCGCCGAGATTCTCAAGAACGAGATTCACCGCTCGATCTTCCTGTGCATCCCCATCGGGGATCAGGTGGTGGTGATCTCGAAGGTCGATGCCTCCGGCAGTGGCAGCTACAACCTCTACATCGGCAAGACCATGGCCCAGCACGCCTGTGCCGCCGGCAAGGCGATTCTCGCCATGCGCCCCGAGGCCTCATGCCAACTGTATCTGGAAGCTGCGACGCGGAGCACGCCCGGCCTGGCCGAACGCCGTGACGAGATGGATGCCGAGCTTGAACGTGCACAACGCCTGGGATATGCGGTGTCCAGCGGTGAGGCCGAAGGACAGCTGAGCTGTATCGCGGCGCCTGTGCTGAACATGCGCAACGAGCCCATTGCCGCCATCAGCGCCGTCATCAGCCAGGACTGCCTGAATCCGCAGCAGGCTCGCGCCTACTCCAAGCATCTGGTGCAGGCAGCGCGTCAGCTCTCCTCGCGCATCATCTGA